The Limnochordia bacterium genome has a segment encoding these proteins:
- a CDS encoding LamG domain-containing protein, translating to MKNFTWMLVTVVVGILLVGSTTFADIPTDGLQIWLRADRGVIEENGIVVRWVDQSGEKNDAVSDSGSAPYLQANTIANQPAVVFDGSATYLCVSHKNELNVENGCSIFVVYEYSKGFRLAQKLDNSNGITEKAWFLAPQNGLAVGGTYYRQGDLYVDSFPQVQCSVYDKKMQEIKLYRDGLLVATINDVRQQVPNKSDLYIGKRNHPSLSEGHLDGFIAEFILHDRALSENERQAIDDYLTAKYGL from the coding sequence ATGAAAAACTTCACATGGATGTTGGTTACGGTTGTTGTGGGCATTTTGCTTGTTGGGAGTACTACTTTTGCGGACATTCCGACCGACGGTCTACAGATCTGGCTTCGTGCAGATCGCGGTGTGATTGAGGAAAATGGAATTGTGGTAAGGTGGGTTGATCAATCAGGAGAGAAGAATGACGCGGTTTCCGATTCTGGCAGTGCACCTTACCTACAAGCTAACACAATTGCTAATCAGCCTGCGGTTGTCTTTGATGGGTCTGCCACTTACCTGTGTGTTTCTCATAAGAATGAGCTCAATGTGGAGAATGGCTGTTCTATATTCGTGGTATACGAGTATTCCAAGGGTTTCCGACTTGCTCAGAAGTTGGACAACAGCAATGGTATTACTGAGAAAGCATGGTTTCTCGCACCTCAAAATGGCTTGGCTGTTGGGGGTACCTATTACCGACAAGGCGATCTATACGTAGATTCGTTCCCCCAGGTCCAATGTAGTGTCTACGACAAGAAAATGCAGGAGATTAAGCTTTATCGCGATGGGCTACTCGTAGCAACAATCAATGATGTGAGGCAACAAGTCCCAAATAAAAGCGATCTCTATATAGGCAAACGGAATCATCCTAGCCTAAGCGAAGGCCACCTAGATGGGTTTATCGCGGAGTTCATCCTTCATGATCGGGCGTTGTCCGAGAATGAACGACAGGCCATTGATGACTACCTAACAGCAAAGTATGGACTATAG
- a CDS encoding LamG domain-containing protein, protein MKKFRTEYVVMATIVVAAVFCGCMLVRKPTTELSESLTDHLQLWLRADKGVFLVDGVVSQWTDQSGKGNHAVAAEGSVMRLEELAENAQPAILFNGTSALRIPHADGLNADGSFTTFIVYKVSSGFRLAQKKDASTGLTGTAWFVTPQNGMAVSGKSPTKASFETGVLHIQANVFDAELGEIHVYSNGTEVELVTDVPLQQANEDPVYIGRRNQSPSAGFITGYIAEFIIYDTNLSADERCAVEGYLRQKYAINESQ, encoded by the coding sequence ACAGAGTATGTCGTAATGGCTACCATTGTTGTGGCTGCGGTTTTCTGTGGATGTATGCTAGTTCGCAAGCCAACTACTGAATTATCTGAGAGTTTAACAGACCACCTTCAACTATGGTTACGAGCAGATAAAGGAGTTTTCTTGGTGGACGGTGTTGTAAGCCAGTGGACCGACCAGTCCGGTAAGGGCAATCACGCAGTTGCCGCTGAGGGCTCGGTCATGCGTCTTGAGGAATTGGCGGAAAATGCCCAGCCTGCCATATTGTTTAACGGAACAAGTGCGCTTAGGATACCCCATGCAGACGGTTTGAACGCTGATGGTTCCTTCACGACATTTATCGTATATAAGGTTTCGAGTGGTTTCCGATTGGCGCAAAAAAAGGATGCTAGTACTGGGTTGACGGGCACCGCGTGGTTTGTAACACCGCAAAATGGCATGGCTGTATCTGGCAAGAGTCCGACAAAAGCCTCTTTTGAGACCGGAGTTCTTCACATTCAAGCGAATGTATTCGATGCTGAATTGGGTGAGATACACGTATATAGTAATGGTACCGAGGTTGAGTTAGTGACCGACGTGCCCCTCCAACAAGCGAACGAGGATCCAGTATATATTGGACGCCGGAATCAAAGCCCATCCGCTGGATTCATTACTGGCTATATAGCCGAGTTCATCATTTACGATACTAACTTATCCGCCGATGAACGATGCGCTGTTGAAGGCTATCTCAGACAGAAATATGCCATAAACGAAAGTCAATAA